A window of Malania oleifera isolate guangnan ecotype guangnan chromosome 5, ASM2987363v1, whole genome shotgun sequence contains these coding sequences:
- the LOC131155271 gene encoding major strawberry allergen Fra a 1-2-like, translated as MGVMRYSQENTSPVPPARFYRALIRDAHKLVPKLLPAATKSIEILQRVGGAHGTILLICFSDGKQAKHRFDAMDDEKYVCRYTLIEGEVLKSGIESIVYETKFEALADGGSICKRTVEVNATLGAEIQEEEIKASNERAEQLYKAVEAYLLENLTAYA; from the exons ATGGGCGTGATGAGGTACAGCCAGGAGAACACTTCGCCGGTGCCGCCGGCGAGGTTTTACAGAGCCTTGATCCGCGACGCCCACAAGCTCGTCCCCAAGCTCCTCCCGGCCGCCACCAAAAGCATAGAAATCCTCCAGAGAGTTGGAGGAGCCCACGGCACCATCTTGCTGATCTGCTTCTCCGACG GAAAGCAAGCGAAGCACAGGTTTGATGCCATGGACGATGAGAAGTACGTGTGCAGGTACACGTTGATTGAAGGGGAAGTATTGAAGAGCGGCATTGAATCCATTGTGTACGAGACGAAGTTTGAAGCCTTGGCGGATGGAGGGAGCATTTGCAAGAGGACTGTTGAAGTGAATGCCACACTTGGAGCAGAGATTCAAGAAGAGGAAATCAAGGCTAGCAATGAAAGAGCAGAGCAGTTGTACAAGGCTGTCGAAGCTTACCTCTTAGAAAACCTCACTGCTTATGCTTAA